Proteins encoded by one window of Enterococcus faecalis:
- the ftsA gene encoding cell division protein FtsA, giving the protein MAKTGMYVGLDIGTTSVKVVVAEYIEGQMNIIGVGNAKSDGLNRGIVVDIDQTVQAIQRAVRQAEEKAGIQIKSVNVGLPANLLEVESCQGMIAVSSESKEITDEDVRNVASAALVRSTPPERQIVAILPQDFTVDGFEGIKDPRGMLGVRMEMFGVVYTGPKTIIHNIRKCVEKAGLGINELVITPLALTETILTDGEKDFGTIVIDMGGGQTTTSVIHDKQLKFTHVNQEGGEFITKDISIVLNTSFNNAEALKINYGDAYPERTSANEEFPVDVIGKSEPVRVDERYLSEIIEARVEQILRKSKEVLDEIDAFELPGGVVLTGGAASMPGIVDLAQEIFEANVKLYVPNHMGLRNPVFANVISIVEYSAQLNDIYHIAKYAIPGEKSKPAQSVAVQQEVRYDTYAEQPQEEYEEFNERESGEKVTGKIKDFFSNIFD; this is encoded by the coding sequence ATGGCAAAAACAGGAATGTATGTAGGCCTCGATATTGGTACAACTTCTGTCAAAGTAGTTGTCGCTGAATATATTGAAGGTCAAATGAACATCATCGGCGTTGGAAATGCAAAATCAGACGGTTTGAATCGAGGGATTGTCGTCGATATTGATCAAACAGTTCAAGCAATCCAACGGGCCGTTCGACAAGCCGAAGAAAAAGCCGGCATTCAAATTAAAAGCGTAAATGTTGGATTACCAGCGAATTTATTAGAAGTAGAAAGCTGTCAAGGAATGATAGCTGTTAGCAGTGAATCAAAAGAAATTACAGATGAGGATGTGCGCAACGTCGCATCTGCAGCTTTGGTTCGTTCAACTCCTCCTGAACGTCAAATTGTTGCAATCTTACCGCAAGACTTTACCGTCGACGGCTTTGAAGGCATCAAAGACCCACGTGGAATGCTTGGCGTTCGCATGGAGATGTTTGGCGTTGTCTATACTGGACCAAAAACAATCATCCATAACATCCGTAAATGTGTTGAAAAAGCTGGCTTAGGAATTAACGAATTAGTGATTACACCGCTTGCTTTAACAGAAACAATTTTAACAGATGGCGAAAAAGACTTTGGAACAATTGTCATTGATATGGGTGGCGGTCAAACAACGACATCTGTTATCCACGACAAACAATTGAAATTTACTCATGTTAACCAAGAAGGCGGCGAGTTCATCACGAAAGATATCTCAATCGTATTGAATACTTCTTTTAACAACGCCGAAGCCTTAAAAATTAATTATGGGGATGCTTATCCAGAAAGAACTTCAGCAAACGAAGAGTTTCCTGTTGATGTTATCGGTAAGTCAGAGCCTGTAAGAGTGGACGAACGTTACCTTTCAGAAATTATTGAAGCGCGTGTGGAACAAATTTTGAGAAAATCAAAAGAAGTTCTGGATGAAATTGATGCGTTTGAATTACCTGGAGGCGTTGTGTTAACTGGTGGCGCCGCTAGTATGCCAGGTATTGTCGATTTGGCGCAAGAGATTTTTGAAGCCAACGTAAAACTATACGTACCAAATCACATGGGCTTACGTAACCCAGTCTTTGCTAATGTCATTAGCATTGTGGAATATTCAGCGCAACTAAACGATATTTATCACATTGCCAAATATGCAATCCCTGGTGAAAAATCGAAACCAGCACAATCAGTCGCTGTCCAACAAGAAGTTCGCTATGACACATATGCTGAACAGCCTCAAGAAGAATACGAAGAATTCAACGAACGTGAGTCTGGTGAAAAAGTGACAGGCAAAATCAAAGACTTCTTCTCGAACATTTTCGACTAA
- the ftsZ gene encoding cell division protein FtsZ, whose amino-acid sequence MEFSLDNNINNGAVIKVIGVGGGGGNAVNRMIEENVKGVEFITANTDVQALKHSKAETVIQLGPKYTRGLGAGSQPEVGQKAAEESEQVISESLQGADMIFITAGMGGGTGTGAAPVVAKIAKELGALTVGVVTRPFSFEGPKRGRFAAEGIALLKENVDTLLIISNNRLLEVVDKKTPMLEAFREADNVLRQGVQGISDLITAPGYVNLDFADVKTVMENQGTALMGIGVASGEERVIEATKKAISSPLLETSIDGAEQVLLNITGGLDMTLFEAQDASDIVTNAASGDVNIILGTSINEDLGDEIRVTVIATGIDESKKDRKPHRQTRQAVQPMQQTTQSVEMDQPKSQEEASAFGDWDIRREQNTRPKVDESSLEQVDKKEFDTFHREEPNHNDDELSTPPFFRRKR is encoded by the coding sequence ATGGAATTTTCATTAGACAATAACATTAACAACGGTGCAGTCATTAAAGTTATCGGTGTAGGTGGCGGCGGCGGAAACGCTGTAAACCGTATGATCGAAGAAAACGTTAAAGGCGTGGAATTTATCACAGCCAATACAGACGTTCAAGCATTAAAACATTCAAAAGCAGAAACAGTGATTCAATTAGGCCCTAAATACACTCGTGGTTTAGGTGCTGGTTCACAACCTGAAGTTGGCCAAAAAGCTGCAGAAGAAAGTGAACAAGTGATTTCAGAATCATTACAAGGCGCGGATATGATTTTCATTACTGCTGGTATGGGTGGCGGAACTGGTACAGGTGCTGCCCCAGTAGTTGCAAAAATCGCTAAAGAATTAGGCGCTTTAACAGTTGGTGTAGTAACTCGTCCATTTAGTTTTGAAGGTCCAAAACGTGGTCGTTTTGCCGCTGAAGGAATTGCCTTATTAAAAGAAAACGTTGATACACTACTAATTATCTCAAACAACCGCTTATTAGAAGTCGTTGACAAGAAAACGCCAATGCTTGAAGCATTTAGAGAAGCTGATAATGTATTGCGTCAAGGTGTTCAAGGGATTTCAGATTTAATCACTGCGCCAGGTTACGTAAACTTGGACTTTGCTGACGTGAAAACAGTGATGGAAAACCAAGGAACAGCTTTAATGGGAATTGGTGTAGCGAGCGGCGAAGAACGCGTAATTGAAGCAACGAAAAAAGCTATTTCTTCACCATTGTTAGAAACATCAATCGATGGTGCGGAACAAGTCTTATTAAACATTACTGGTGGCTTAGATATGACCTTGTTTGAAGCGCAAGATGCTTCAGATATCGTTACAAATGCTGCTTCAGGTGATGTGAACATCATCCTAGGTACATCAATCAACGAAGATTTAGGCGACGAAATTCGTGTAACAGTAATCGCTACAGGTATTGATGAATCAAAAAAGGATAGAAAACCGCACCGTCAAACAAGACAAGCGGTTCAACCAATGCAACAAACAACTCAATCTGTGGAAATGGATCAACCAAAATCACAAGAAGAAGCAAGTGCTTTTGGCGATTGGGATATTCGCAGAGAACAAAATACACGTCCAAAAGTTGATGAATCTTCATTAGAACAAGTAGACAAAAAAGAATTTGACACATTCCACCGTGAAGAACCAAATCACAATGATGACGAATTAAGTACGCCACCATTTTTCCGCAGAAAACGATAA
- a CDS encoding YggS family pyridoxal phosphate-dependent enzyme, which yields MIAENLTNINNQLQLACKSSQRSVADVTMIGVTKSVGIEEAAELVQLGVQNLAENRVDKLLEKKAGLEKFNDIQWHLIGNLQRRKVKLIINEIDYFHALDSLSLAKEIQKRATKVIRCFVEVNITGEESKHGFRKEDVLPFIQELADLDKIQIVGLMTMAPFGASEEVLHATFRELKELQMTVNEKHLSFAPCTELSMGMSNDFPIAVEEGATFIRIGTALFRDA from the coding sequence ATGATAGCTGAAAACTTAACAAATATTAATAATCAACTTCAGCTAGCATGCAAAAGCTCACAGCGCTCTGTTGCTGATGTGACAATGATTGGCGTCACTAAATCAGTAGGAATTGAGGAAGCAGCAGAGCTTGTTCAGCTTGGTGTCCAGAATTTAGCTGAAAACCGAGTAGATAAGTTACTAGAAAAGAAAGCTGGATTGGAAAAATTTAATGATATTCAGTGGCATTTAATTGGTAATTTACAACGTAGGAAGGTAAAATTAATTATTAATGAGATAGATTATTTTCATGCATTAGATAGTCTGAGTCTAGCCAAAGAAATTCAAAAAAGAGCAACGAAAGTTATTCGTTGTTTTGTTGAAGTGAATATAACTGGGGAAGAAAGCAAGCACGGCTTTCGTAAAGAAGACGTCTTACCTTTCATTCAAGAACTTGCTGATTTGGACAAAATTCAAATCGTCGGTCTAATGACTATGGCACCTTTTGGGGCAAGTGAAGAAGTATTACATGCAACATTTAGAGAATTAAAAGAGCTGCAAATGACCGTAAATGAGAAACATTTATCTTTTGCTCCTTGTACAGAACTTAGCATGGGAATGAGTAACGATTTCCCAATCGCAGTTGAAGAAGGTGCAACTTTTATACGAATCGGAACAGCGTTATTCAGAGATGCGTAA
- a CDS encoding cell division protein SepF produces the protein MSIFNRDALSSFFGLSGEEDDYYDNYEEYEERKAVNEPPRRAARPKPQRPVQQQESYSQPAYTQQSEPVVEKPSARYRSAEAHQERDTQQAAYTENKVVSMRSSNQSATTNTRRAQESTANAKTHKITIIEPRVYSEAMSIAKHLFAEEAVLVNFTLVEEDQARRIVDFLTGTVYALDGDIQRVGNEIFLCTPANMEVDSATAQSLANKQFFDF, from the coding sequence ATGTCAATTTTTAACAGGGATGCGTTATCGAGCTTTTTTGGCTTATCTGGCGAAGAAGATGATTATTATGATAACTACGAAGAATATGAAGAGCGCAAAGCAGTTAATGAACCACCGCGTCGTGCAGCTCGGCCTAAACCACAACGCCCTGTTCAACAACAGGAAAGTTACAGTCAGCCAGCTTATACACAACAAAGTGAGCCTGTAGTTGAAAAACCTTCTGCACGCTATCGTTCTGCTGAAGCGCATCAAGAAAGAGACACACAACAAGCTGCTTACACAGAGAATAAAGTGGTTTCTATGCGTAGTTCTAATCAATCAGCGACTACGAATACAAGACGAGCACAAGAAAGCACCGCCAATGCAAAAACACATAAAATTACTATTATTGAACCACGTGTGTATTCAGAAGCAATGAGCATTGCGAAACATTTATTTGCTGAAGAAGCTGTGCTAGTTAATTTTACATTAGTAGAAGAAGACCAAGCACGACGCATCGTTGATTTCTTAACTGGTACTGTGTATGCTTTAGACGGAGATATTCAGCGCGTTGGCAATGAAATCTTCTTATGCACACCAGCGAATATGGAAGTTGATAGTGCGACAGCACAATCTTTAGCCAACAAACAATTCTTTGATTTCTAA
- a CDS encoding YggT family protein, producing the protein MITLLYKGVQIYSGLLVIYALLSWFPGAYDSAFGRLLSRICEPYLSLFDRLNLRIGMVGFNVMVGIIVLNLAAGGLAVILRAIVY; encoded by the coding sequence CTGATTACTCTATTATACAAAGGCGTTCAAATCTATTCAGGATTACTAGTGATTTACGCGCTACTTTCATGGTTTCCAGGAGCATATGATTCTGCTTTCGGGCGTTTGCTCTCTAGAATTTGTGAACCATACTTAAGTTTGTTTGACCGTTTGAATTTAAGGATTGGAATGGTTGGATTTAACGTAATGGTAGGGATTATTGTCCTTAACCTAGCAGCGGGTGGCTTAGCAGTCATTTTACGAGCTATTGTTTATTAA
- a CDS encoding RNA-binding protein yields MNANVYQHFRKDEHPFIDTVGDWLEQVEMQYAPYLTDFLDPRQAYILETLIRQNSDLSFTFYGSYEQAERKRCLIYPAYYMPEETDFGVVLFEIIYPSKFATLSHGKILGTLMNVGVRREAFGDIISDGDKWQVFIAQEVAGFVVNQVDKIGKITVRLEERDYTQILIPKDGWQEERTTMSSLRLDSVISAVFNISRQRSKQLIESGKVKVNWTETTRPDFALDLLDIVSIRGFGRLQIQELEGKTKKEKFRVLLGVLRK; encoded by the coding sequence ATGAACGCAAATGTGTATCAACATTTCCGCAAAGATGAACATCCTTTTATTGACACTGTCGGGGATTGGCTAGAGCAAGTGGAGATGCAATACGCGCCTTATTTGACAGACTTTCTTGATCCTAGACAGGCGTATATTTTGGAAACGTTGATTCGACAAAACAGTGATTTATCGTTTACTTTTTATGGTAGTTATGAGCAAGCAGAACGAAAACGCTGCTTGATTTATCCAGCGTATTACATGCCAGAAGAGACAGATTTTGGTGTTGTATTATTTGAAATTATTTATCCATCTAAATTTGCGACATTATCTCATGGGAAAATTTTAGGCACCTTGATGAATGTTGGGGTTCGTAGGGAAGCCTTTGGAGATATTATTTCCGATGGTGATAAGTGGCAGGTTTTTATAGCACAAGAAGTAGCTGGCTTCGTTGTTAACCAAGTCGACAAAATTGGTAAAATTACTGTTCGCTTAGAAGAGCGGGATTATACACAAATTTTGATACCGAAGGATGGTTGGCAAGAAGAGCGAACGACTATGAGCTCTTTGCGGCTGGATAGTGTGATTTCCGCCGTATTTAATATTTCAAGGCAGCGATCAAAACAATTGATCGAATCTGGTAAAGTAAAAGTCAATTGGACAGAAACGACACGACCAGATTTTGCTTTAGACTTATTAGATATTGTTTCGATACGAGGATTTGGGCGCCTTCAGATTCAAGAATTAGAAGGAAAAACAAAGAAAGAAAAATTTCGTGTCCTCTTAGGGGTATTGAGAAAATAA
- the divIVA gene encoding cell division protein DivIVA — translation MALTPLDIQNKDFSTKMRGYNQDDVDDFLDQVTRDYEDALQKNRELEKSLKHAEEKLQYFNELKDALNQSIIVAQDTADKVKSSANKESEMIITSADNQAKETLVEAERKSNAMIADAEAKSTQILAEAIERARQLAGETEDLKKKTRVFHQRLSLMLETQLEQVKSEEWEEILKPFSSYVGDKHTAVKEILDEQDLDNENETVVNSEENTDAVVEKKPVIEVTEETIEEESK, via the coding sequence ATGGCATTAACTCCATTAGATATTCAAAACAAAGACTTCTCAACAAAAATGAGAGGCTATAACCAAGACGATGTAGATGACTTTTTAGATCAAGTCACACGTGATTATGAAGATGCATTACAAAAAAATCGTGAACTTGAGAAATCATTAAAACACGCAGAAGAAAAATTACAATACTTCAATGAATTAAAAGATGCATTGAACCAATCAATTATTGTTGCACAAGATACCGCTGATAAAGTGAAATCAAGTGCCAATAAAGAATCAGAAATGATTATCACTTCGGCAGATAACCAAGCCAAAGAAACCTTGGTAGAAGCTGAACGTAAATCAAATGCAATGATTGCAGATGCTGAAGCGAAATCAACACAAATCTTAGCAGAAGCAATTGAACGTGCCCGTCAATTAGCTGGGGAAACAGAAGACTTGAAGAAGAAAACACGTGTCTTCCATCAACGCTTAAGCTTAATGCTTGAAACTCAATTAGAGCAAGTGAAGAGTGAAGAGTGGGAAGAGATTTTAAAGCCTTTTTCTAGTTATGTCGGAGACAAACATACAGCAGTTAAGGAAATTCTTGATGAACAAGACCTTGACAACGAAAATGAAACTGTTGTAAACTCTGAAGAGAACACAGATGCTGTAGTAGAAAAAAAGCCTGTAATTGAAGTCACTGAAGAAACAATTGAAGAAGAATCAAAATAG
- the ileS gene encoding isoleucine--tRNA ligase translates to MKMKETLQLGKTAFPMRGNLPNREAEWQKDWEEKGLYEQRQKLNEGKPTFVLHDGPPYANGNIHLGHSLNKISKDIIIRSKSMSGFRSPYVPGWDTHGLPIEQVLTNKGVKRKEMTVAEYREKCKEYALSQVDKQRNDFKRLGVSGDWEHPYITLDPEYEAAEIRVFGKMAEKGYIYKGLKPIYWSPSSESSLAEAEIEYKDVKSPSIYVAFNVADGKGLLDNETAFVIWTTTPWTLPANLGISVNPDFTYVEVKADGRKFVIAKDLLATVKEAVGWEEVEVLREFSGEKLDRMTAQHPFYDRTSLVMLGDHVTLDAGTGLVHTAPGHGEDDYIVSRKYDLPVISPVDSRGVFTDEAPGFEGIFYDKANPMITELLEEKGALLKLDFFTHSYPHDWRTKKPVIYRATPQWFASISKFRQDILDEVEKVDWLIPWGKTRLYNMIRDRGDWVISRQRAWGVPLPIFYAENGEAIITPETIEHVANLFAEHGSNIWFMREAKELLPAGFTHPGSPNGEFTKETDIMDVWFDSGSSHEGVLREREELTFPADMYLEGSDQYRGWFNSSITTSVAINGVAPYKSIISQGMVLDGEGRKMSKSLGNTILPEKVINQMGADILRLWVSSVDAEADVRVSMDILNQVSEVYRKIRNTMRFLLANTSDFNPAEHTVAYADLRSVDKYMTVRLNQVIQEIRENGYEKYNFMHIYRTVMNFLTVDLSSFYLDFAKDVVYIEAENDYQRRCMQTVFYQTLVSLTKLLTPIIPHTAEEIWSFLQEEEEYVQLAEFPGYETFTNEEELMDTWAAFMDFRDNVLKALEEARHSKLIGKSLEAKVTVYPNEQIRQLMTAVDADIAQLLIVSDFEVSKEVAPSEAVQFEDMAILVEKAEGETCDRCRSVRQDVGSDEKLPTLCGRCAHIVEENYPEAVAEGFE, encoded by the coding sequence ATGAAAATGAAAGAAACATTGCAATTAGGAAAAACAGCTTTTCCAATGCGTGGGAACTTGCCAAACCGTGAAGCAGAATGGCAAAAAGACTGGGAAGAAAAAGGCTTATATGAACAACGTCAAAAATTAAACGAAGGAAAACCAACCTTTGTTTTACATGATGGCCCTCCGTATGCAAACGGAAATATTCATTTAGGACATTCTTTGAATAAAATCAGTAAAGATATTATTATTCGTTCAAAATCAATGTCTGGTTTCCGTTCTCCTTATGTGCCTGGTTGGGATACTCATGGTTTACCAATTGAGCAAGTGTTAACCAATAAAGGGGTTAAACGTAAAGAAATGACTGTCGCTGAGTATCGCGAAAAATGTAAAGAGTATGCCTTATCACAAGTCGACAAACAACGTAACGATTTTAAACGTTTAGGTGTGTCAGGCGATTGGGAACATCCATATATTACGTTAGATCCAGAGTATGAAGCAGCAGAAATTCGTGTTTTTGGTAAGATGGCAGAAAAAGGCTATATTTATAAAGGCTTAAAACCAATTTATTGGTCTCCTTCAAGTGAATCTTCTTTAGCAGAAGCAGAAATTGAATACAAAGATGTAAAATCACCTTCTATTTACGTAGCTTTTAATGTGGCCGATGGTAAAGGTCTTTTAGATAACGAGACAGCCTTCGTCATCTGGACGACAACCCCTTGGACATTACCAGCCAACTTAGGTATTTCAGTTAATCCTGATTTTACGTATGTTGAAGTGAAGGCAGACGGTCGTAAATTTGTAATTGCTAAAGATTTATTAGCAACAGTTAAAGAAGCGGTTGGTTGGGAAGAAGTAGAAGTCTTGCGAGAATTTTCTGGTGAAAAATTAGATCGTATGACAGCTCAACATCCATTCTATGATCGAACATCACTTGTTATGCTAGGCGACCACGTGACGCTAGATGCTGGGACTGGCTTAGTTCATACCGCACCAGGGCATGGTGAAGATGACTATATCGTTAGCCGTAAATATGATTTACCTGTTATTTCTCCTGTTGACAGCCGTGGGGTCTTTACAGATGAAGCACCTGGTTTTGAAGGAATTTTCTATGACAAAGCGAATCCAATGATTACTGAGTTATTAGAAGAAAAAGGCGCGTTATTAAAATTAGATTTCTTTACGCATAGTTATCCACATGACTGGCGTACCAAAAAACCAGTTATCTATCGTGCAACGCCACAATGGTTTGCTTCAATCTCTAAATTCCGTCAAGATATTTTAGATGAAGTTGAGAAAGTTGACTGGCTAATTCCTTGGGGAAAAACACGTTTATATAATATGATTCGTGACCGTGGTGATTGGGTAATCTCTCGCCAAAGAGCGTGGGGTGTACCATTACCGATCTTCTATGCTGAAAACGGGGAAGCCATCATTACGCCAGAAACAATTGAACATGTAGCGAATTTATTTGCAGAACATGGATCAAATATCTGGTTTATGCGTGAAGCAAAAGAGTTACTACCAGCCGGCTTTACACATCCAGGTTCACCAAATGGCGAGTTTACCAAAGAAACAGATATCATGGACGTTTGGTTTGACTCAGGTTCTTCACATGAAGGAGTTTTACGAGAAAGAGAAGAGTTAACTTTCCCAGCAGATATGTATTTAGAAGGTTCTGACCAATATCGTGGTTGGTTTAACTCAAGTATTACAACAAGTGTTGCTATCAATGGGGTAGCGCCTTATAAATCAATCATTTCTCAAGGGATGGTTCTCGATGGCGAAGGCCGTAAGATGAGTAAATCGTTAGGCAATACTATCTTACCTGAAAAAGTTATCAATCAAATGGGGGCAGATATCTTACGCTTGTGGGTAAGTAGTGTTGACGCGGAAGCCGATGTGCGTGTCTCAATGGATATCTTAAACCAAGTATCTGAAGTGTACCGGAAAATCCGTAATACTATGCGTTTCTTGTTAGCGAATACGAGTGATTTTAATCCAGCTGAGCATACTGTAGCTTATGCTGATTTACGTTCTGTAGATAAATACATGACGGTTCGTTTAAATCAAGTCATTCAAGAAATCCGTGAAAATGGTTATGAAAAATATAATTTCATGCATATTTATCGGACAGTTATGAACTTCTTAACTGTAGATTTATCTTCTTTCTATTTAGACTTTGCGAAAGATGTCGTTTATATTGAAGCTGAAAACGATTATCAACGTCGTTGTATGCAGACTGTTTTCTATCAAACATTGGTTTCATTAACAAAACTATTGACACCAATTATTCCACATACAGCGGAAGAAATTTGGAGTTTCTTACAAGAAGAAGAAGAGTATGTGCAATTAGCTGAATTCCCAGGTTACGAAACGTTTACTAATGAAGAAGAATTGATGGATACATGGGCAGCCTTTATGGATTTCCGTGACAATGTCTTAAAAGCGTTGGAAGAAGCTCGTCATTCTAAATTAATCGGTAAATCGTTAGAAGCCAAAGTGACCGTTTATCCAAATGAACAAATTCGTCAATTAATGACAGCTGTTGATGCAGATATTGCTCAATTACTAATTGTTTCCGACTTTGAAGTATCAAAAGAAGTAGCACCTAGTGAAGCTGTTCAATTTGAAGACATGGCTATTTTAGTTGAAAAAGCAGAAGGCGAAACGTGTGACCGTTGTCGTTCCGTTCGTCAAGATGTCGGCTCAGATGAAAAATTACCAACACTTTGTGGCCGTTGTGCACACATTGTTGAAGAAAATTATCCAGAAGCGGTTGCTGAAGGATTCGAATAA
- the zwf gene encoding glucose-6-phosphate dehydrogenase: MNEKVALFTIFGGTGDLAKRKLYPSLFRLYKKGLLAERFAVIGTARREWTDEYYREIVRETIQDLNPTAEEATEFSSHFYYQSHNVNDTEHYNTLKELSDRLNEQYHLEGNHVYYLAMAPQFFGTIVNHLKSQHIISEEGFDRLIIEKPFGSDYESAYELNEEIRAAFPEQDIFRIDHYLGKEMIQNISAIRFANNIFESQWNNRYIDNVQITFAESLGVEDRGGYYDHSGALKDMVQNHILQVVALLSMEPPVAFSEKEIRTEKVKALRAIRLYSEEEALQNFVRGQYGEGQLADQTFAAYRDEPNVAETSSTETFVAGKFLIDNFRWSGVPFYVRTGKRLTEKGTRINIVFKQVPINVFKDDTCEECDKTDLPPNVLTIYIQPTEGFSLTLNGKEIGQGFNTTPVKLDFRQSAEMTENSPEAYEKLLLDCLNGDSTNFSHWDEVAQSWRIVDIIRHAWDKTDVSFPNYAAGTMGPQAAFDLLEKDGFTWEWQPDNWYRDRGQLDQ; encoded by the coding sequence ATGAATGAAAAAGTAGCATTATTTACTATTTTCGGGGGGACAGGTGATCTTGCCAAACGCAAATTGTATCCTTCCCTGTTCCGCTTATATAAAAAAGGATTATTAGCTGAGCGTTTTGCGGTGATTGGTACCGCACGTCGGGAATGGACAGACGAATACTATCGTGAAATCGTTCGTGAAACCATTCAAGACTTAAATCCCACGGCCGAAGAGGCAACTGAATTTTCTAGTCATTTCTATTACCAATCACATAATGTGAATGATACGGAACATTATAATACCTTAAAAGAATTATCTGATCGCCTAAATGAACAATACCACTTAGAAGGCAATCATGTTTACTATTTAGCTATGGCCCCTCAATTCTTTGGAACCATTGTTAATCACTTGAAATCACAACATATTATTTCGGAAGAAGGCTTTGATCGTCTAATTATCGAAAAGCCATTTGGTTCTGATTATGAATCTGCCTACGAATTAAATGAAGAAATTCGTGCTGCATTTCCTGAACAAGATATTTTCCGAATTGACCATTACTTAGGCAAAGAAATGATCCAAAATATTTCAGCCATTCGTTTTGCCAATAATATTTTTGAATCACAATGGAACAATCGTTACATTGATAATGTCCAAATCACCTTCGCTGAAAGCTTAGGTGTCGAGGATCGTGGCGGCTATTATGACCACAGTGGCGCACTAAAAGATATGGTTCAAAATCATATTTTACAAGTCGTTGCATTGCTTTCTATGGAGCCTCCTGTTGCCTTTTCTGAAAAAGAAATTCGGACTGAAAAAGTAAAAGCTTTACGTGCCATCCGCCTTTATTCTGAAGAAGAAGCCCTTCAAAATTTCGTGCGTGGACAATACGGCGAAGGTCAGCTAGCTGATCAAACATTTGCAGCCTATCGTGATGAACCGAATGTGGCAGAAACTTCATCCACTGAAACTTTTGTTGCTGGTAAATTTTTAATTGATAATTTCCGTTGGTCTGGCGTCCCTTTCTATGTTCGCACAGGTAAACGATTAACTGAAAAAGGCACACGCATTAACATCGTCTTTAAACAAGTACCTATTAATGTCTTCAAAGATGATACGTGTGAAGAATGCGATAAAACCGATTTACCACCGAATGTTTTAACTATCTATATCCAACCAACTGAAGGATTTTCATTAACCTTAAATGGAAAAGAAATCGGTCAAGGGTTTAATACAACTCCAGTGAAACTTGATTTCCGTCAAAGTGCTGAAATGACTGAAAATAGTCCAGAAGCATATGAAAAACTTCTATTAGACTGCCTAAATGGCGATAGTACAAACTTCTCTCATTGGGACGAAGTTGCCCAATCTTGGCGCATTGTTGACATTATTCGACATGCTTGGGATAAAACAGACGTTTCTTTCCCTAATTATGCCGCTGGCACAATGGGCCCGCAAGCTGCCTTCGACTTATTAGAAAAAGATGGCTTTACTTGGGAATGGCAACCAGATAACTGGTACCGTGACCGCGGTCAACTTGATCAATAA
- a CDS encoding metal-dependent transcriptional regulator, translating into MTPNREDYLKLIFELGGDEVKVNNKQIVSGLDVSAASVSEMISKLVKEDLVEHSPYQGVQLTEKGLKKASTLIRKHRIWEVFLVEHLNYTWNDVHEEAEVLEHVTSQTLVNRLADYLNHPEFCPHGGVIPEDNQPIHEEKRQTLTDYPVGTKIRIARVLDEKELLDYLVSIDLNIQEEYTIKEIAAYEGPITIYNENKELSVSFKAANTIFVEPLIRESEEN; encoded by the coding sequence ATGACACCAAATCGCGAAGACTATTTAAAATTAATTTTTGAATTAGGTGGCGACGAAGTTAAAGTGAATAATAAACAAATTGTTTCTGGACTCGATGTTTCGGCAGCTTCGGTTAGTGAGATGATTTCAAAGTTAGTAAAAGAAGATTTGGTTGAGCATTCTCCTTATCAAGGGGTACAATTAACTGAAAAAGGCTTAAAAAAAGCGAGTACGTTAATTCGCAAACACCGAATCTGGGAAGTCTTTTTAGTAGAGCACTTAAATTACACTTGGAATGATGTGCACGAAGAGGCAGAAGTTTTAGAACATGTTACTTCACAGACGCTTGTGAACCGTTTAGCGGATTATTTAAATCATCCAGAATTTTGTCCACACGGTGGTGTTATTCCCGAAGATAATCAACCCATTCATGAGGAGAAACGCCAAACGTTAACAGACTACCCTGTTGGCACAAAAATTCGGATTGCACGTGTCTTAGACGAAAAAGAATTACTGGATTATTTAGTTTCCATTGATTTAAATATTCAAGAAGAATATACGATTAAAGAAATTGCTGCATATGAAGGACCGATCACCATTTATAATGAAAACAAAGAGCTATCCGTCAGCTTTAAAGCAGCAAACACAATTTTTGTTGAGCCGTTGATTAGAGAAAGTGAGGAAAACTAA